One window from the genome of Maylandia zebra isolate NMK-2024a linkage group LG18, Mzebra_GT3a, whole genome shotgun sequence encodes:
- the LOC101473770 gene encoding glutamate decarboxylase 1 isoform X1 translates to MATSEPRAAGGEQDPNSANLRPPTTTNEYAWMHGCTRKLGMKICGFLQKNNSLEEKGRLAGQKNLLSCDNSDRDARFRRTETDFSNLFARDLLPAKNGEEPTMQFLLEVVDILTNYVKKTFDRSTKVLDFHHPHQLLEGIEGFNLELSDQPESLEQILVDCRDTLKYGVRTGHPRFFNQLSSGLDIIGLAGEWLTSTANTNMFTYEIAPVFVLMEQLTLKKMREMIGWPNGEGDGLFSPGGAISNMYSVMIARYKYFPEVKTKGMSAAPRLVLFTSEHSHYSIKKAGAALGFGTDNVILLSTDERGRVIPADLEAKILDAKQKGYVPLFVNATAGSTVYGAFDPINEIADICEKYNLWLHVDGAWGGGLLMSRKHRHKLNGIERANSVTWNPHKMMGVPLQCSAILVREKGILAGCNSMCAGYLFQPDKQYDVTYDTGDKAIQCGRHVDIFKFWLMWKAKGTTGFEQHIDKCLDLSQYLYNKIKNREGYEMVFDGVPQHTNVCFWYIPPSLRGMPDGDERREKLHRVAPKIKAMMMESGTTMVGYQPQGNKVNFFRMVVSNPSVTQSDIDFLIDEIERLAHDL, encoded by the exons ATGGCTACGTCTGAGCCGAGAGCCGCCGGCGGGGAACAAGACCCCAACTCAGCTAATTTAAGACCTCCGACCACAA CCAACGAATACGCGTGGATGCACGGATGCACAAGGAAACTGGGGATGAAGATTTGCG GGTTCCTGCAGAAGAACAACAGCCTGGAGGAGAAGGGGAGGCTCGCGGGCCAGAAGAACTTGCTCTCGTGCGATAACAGCGACAGGGACGCGCGCTTCCGCCGTACCGAGACCGACTTCTCCAACCTGTTCGCGAGAG ACCTACTGCCGGCTAAAAATGGAGAAGAGCCCACCATGCAGTTTTTGCTGGAGGTGGTTGACATCCTTACCAACTATGTCAAGAAGACTTTCGACCGGTCTACAAAGGTTTTGGATTTCCACCACCCTCACCAGCTCCTGGAGGGGATCGAGGGCTTCAACCTGGAGCTGTCAGACCAGCCCGAGTCCCTGGAGCAGATCCTGGTGGACTGCAGAGACACGCTCAAATATGGCGTCCGCACAG gTCACCCACGCTTCTTTAACCAGTTATCTTCTGGCCTAGACATTATTGGTCTGGCTGGAGAGTGGCTCACCTCCACCGCCAACACCAACAT GTTCACCTATGAGATCGCCCCAGTGTTTGTGTTGATGGAACAGCTGACTctgaagaaaatgagagagatGATTGGCTGGCCAAACGGAGAGGGTGACGGCCTCTTTTCCCCAG GGGGTGCTATCTCCAACATGTACAGTGTGATGATCGCACGGTACAAGTATTTCCCAGAGGTGAAGACCAAGGGCATGTCTGCTGCTCCCCGCCTTGTCCTTTTCACATCTGAGCAT AGCCACTACTCCATAAAGAAGGCTGGAGCTGCGCTGGGCTTCGGCACTGACAAcgtgatcctgctcagcacggATGAGAG AGGGAGAGTCATTCCTGCGGATTTGGAAGCCAAAATCCTCGACGCTAAACAGAAg GGTTATGTGCCATTGTTTGTGAATGCAACAGCTGGTTCAACTGTGTATGGAGCATTTGACCCCATCAATGAGATTGCTGACATTTGTGAGAAGTATAACTTGTGGCTCCATGTTGAT GGTGCGTGGGGTGGTGGACTGCTGATGTCTAGGAAGCATCGCCATAAGCTTAATGGAATTGAGAG GGCCAACTCTGTCACATGGAACCCACACAAGATGATGGGTGTGCCTCTGCAGTGTTCAGCAATCCTGGTCAGAGAAAAG GGAATCCTAGCAGGCTGCAACTCCATGTGCGCTGGCTACCTCTTCCAACCAGACAAACAATACGACGTTACATATGACACAGGGGACAAGGCCATCCAGTGTGGCCGGCATGTGGACATCTTTAAATTCTGGCTCATGTGGAAAGCCAAG GGCACCACTGGGTTTGAGCAGCACATTGACAAGTGTTTGGATCTGTCTCAGTACCTATACAACAAGATCAAGAACAGGGAGGGATATGAGATGGTGTTTGACGGAGTG CCACAGCACACCAATGTTTGCTTCTGGTACATTCCACCCAGCCTGAGAGGCATGCCAGATGGAGATGAGAGGCGAGAAAAACTCCACAGG GTGGCGCCAAAGATCAAGGCCATGATGATGGAGTCAGGGACCACCATGGTGGGCTACCAGCCTCAGGGCAATAAAGTAAACTTCTTCAGAATGGTCGTCTCCAATCCTTCGGTCACCCAGTCTGACATCGACTTCCTCATCGATGAGATCGAGAGGCTCGCCCACGACCTGTAG
- the LOC101473770 gene encoding glutamate decarboxylase 1 isoform X2, which yields MATSEPRAAGGEQDPNSANLRPPTTRFLQKNNSLEEKGRLAGQKNLLSCDNSDRDARFRRTETDFSNLFARDLLPAKNGEEPTMQFLLEVVDILTNYVKKTFDRSTKVLDFHHPHQLLEGIEGFNLELSDQPESLEQILVDCRDTLKYGVRTGHPRFFNQLSSGLDIIGLAGEWLTSTANTNMFTYEIAPVFVLMEQLTLKKMREMIGWPNGEGDGLFSPGGAISNMYSVMIARYKYFPEVKTKGMSAAPRLVLFTSEHSHYSIKKAGAALGFGTDNVILLSTDERGRVIPADLEAKILDAKQKGYVPLFVNATAGSTVYGAFDPINEIADICEKYNLWLHVDGAWGGGLLMSRKHRHKLNGIERANSVTWNPHKMMGVPLQCSAILVREKGILAGCNSMCAGYLFQPDKQYDVTYDTGDKAIQCGRHVDIFKFWLMWKAKGTTGFEQHIDKCLDLSQYLYNKIKNREGYEMVFDGVPQHTNVCFWYIPPSLRGMPDGDERREKLHRVAPKIKAMMMESGTTMVGYQPQGNKVNFFRMVVSNPSVTQSDIDFLIDEIERLAHDL from the exons ATGGCTACGTCTGAGCCGAGAGCCGCCGGCGGGGAACAAGACCCCAACTCAGCTAATTTAAGACCTCCGACCACAA GGTTCCTGCAGAAGAACAACAGCCTGGAGGAGAAGGGGAGGCTCGCGGGCCAGAAGAACTTGCTCTCGTGCGATAACAGCGACAGGGACGCGCGCTTCCGCCGTACCGAGACCGACTTCTCCAACCTGTTCGCGAGAG ACCTACTGCCGGCTAAAAATGGAGAAGAGCCCACCATGCAGTTTTTGCTGGAGGTGGTTGACATCCTTACCAACTATGTCAAGAAGACTTTCGACCGGTCTACAAAGGTTTTGGATTTCCACCACCCTCACCAGCTCCTGGAGGGGATCGAGGGCTTCAACCTGGAGCTGTCAGACCAGCCCGAGTCCCTGGAGCAGATCCTGGTGGACTGCAGAGACACGCTCAAATATGGCGTCCGCACAG gTCACCCACGCTTCTTTAACCAGTTATCTTCTGGCCTAGACATTATTGGTCTGGCTGGAGAGTGGCTCACCTCCACCGCCAACACCAACAT GTTCACCTATGAGATCGCCCCAGTGTTTGTGTTGATGGAACAGCTGACTctgaagaaaatgagagagatGATTGGCTGGCCAAACGGAGAGGGTGACGGCCTCTTTTCCCCAG GGGGTGCTATCTCCAACATGTACAGTGTGATGATCGCACGGTACAAGTATTTCCCAGAGGTGAAGACCAAGGGCATGTCTGCTGCTCCCCGCCTTGTCCTTTTCACATCTGAGCAT AGCCACTACTCCATAAAGAAGGCTGGAGCTGCGCTGGGCTTCGGCACTGACAAcgtgatcctgctcagcacggATGAGAG AGGGAGAGTCATTCCTGCGGATTTGGAAGCCAAAATCCTCGACGCTAAACAGAAg GGTTATGTGCCATTGTTTGTGAATGCAACAGCTGGTTCAACTGTGTATGGAGCATTTGACCCCATCAATGAGATTGCTGACATTTGTGAGAAGTATAACTTGTGGCTCCATGTTGAT GGTGCGTGGGGTGGTGGACTGCTGATGTCTAGGAAGCATCGCCATAAGCTTAATGGAATTGAGAG GGCCAACTCTGTCACATGGAACCCACACAAGATGATGGGTGTGCCTCTGCAGTGTTCAGCAATCCTGGTCAGAGAAAAG GGAATCCTAGCAGGCTGCAACTCCATGTGCGCTGGCTACCTCTTCCAACCAGACAAACAATACGACGTTACATATGACACAGGGGACAAGGCCATCCAGTGTGGCCGGCATGTGGACATCTTTAAATTCTGGCTCATGTGGAAAGCCAAG GGCACCACTGGGTTTGAGCAGCACATTGACAAGTGTTTGGATCTGTCTCAGTACCTATACAACAAGATCAAGAACAGGGAGGGATATGAGATGGTGTTTGACGGAGTG CCACAGCACACCAATGTTTGCTTCTGGTACATTCCACCCAGCCTGAGAGGCATGCCAGATGGAGATGAGAGGCGAGAAAAACTCCACAGG GTGGCGCCAAAGATCAAGGCCATGATGATGGAGTCAGGGACCACCATGGTGGGCTACCAGCCTCAGGGCAATAAAGTAAACTTCTTCAGAATGGTCGTCTCCAATCCTTCGGTCACCCAGTCTGACATCGACTTCCTCATCGATGAGATCGAGAGGCTCGCCCACGACCTGTAG
- the gorasp2 gene encoding Golgi reassembly-stacking protein 2, whose product MGGSQSVEIPGGGSEGYHVLRVQENSPGHRAGLEPFFDFIVSINNTRLNKDNDTLKDLLKAHVEKPVKMLVYSSKTLELREATVTPSNLWGGQGLLGVSIRFCSFEGANENVWHVLEVEPNSPAALAGLRPHTDYIIGADTVMNESEDLFSLIESHEGKGLKLYVYNTDTDNCREVVITPNTAWGGEGSLGCGIGYGYLHRIPTRPFEEGKKISFPGTSSSEPVSPLKDGFTEVQLSAVTPSPAAPAVPSGLEGSLSALSISSSAPPTMPSELQTGLPTVPLLPTSTNPSLTPLPPLNPATAGLNPATTLPGLIPLPGSLTALPNLPNLPVLDLSGVSLAGGSTLQPPAGMTVPSLAPLPPLNLSNLATLPPLPTMLPSQLPPVLSQGLTPMLPTSTAAPPASVTVTAAHMINPATEATAPTEAGSTSTTESPAPTETTLTSS is encoded by the exons ATGGGTGGTTCGCAGAGTGTGGAGATACCGGGAGGAGGCTCCGAGGGATACCACGTCCTCCGG GTTCAAGAGAATTCGCCTGGGCACCGGGCAGGGCTGGAGCCTTTCTTTGACTTCATCGTCTCCATCAACAACACCAGACTG aACAAGGACAACGACACGTTAAAGGACTTGTTGAAAGCCCATGTCGAGAAACCAGTGAAGATGCTAGTTTACTCCTCAAAGACTCTGGAGCTGCGGGAGGCCACGGTGACCCCCAGCAACCTGTGGGGGGGTCAGGGCTTGCTCGGTGTCTCCATTCGCTTCTGCAGCTTTGAGGGAGCCAATGAGAACGTGTGGCATGTCCTG GAAGTGGAGCCTAATTCCCCAGCAGCCCTTGCTGGCTTGCGGCCACACACTGACTATATAATTGGAGCCGATACTGTTATGAATGAG TCCGAGGACCTCTTTTCTCTAATAGAGAGCCACGAGGGGAAGGGCCTGAAACTGTATGTGtacaacacagacactgacaACTGCAGAGAGGTTGTTATTACACCTAACACTGCCTGGGGAGGAGAGGGCAG CCTTGGCTGTGGGATCGGCTATGGATACCTCCACAGGATTCCCACCCGGCCGTTTGAGGAGGGGAAGAAGATCAGTTTCCCTGGAACTTCTTCCAGTGAGCCTGTCAGTCCACTGAAAGACGGATTTACTGAG GTGCAACTTTCAGCAGTCACCCCTTCTCCTGCTGCACCTGCAGTTCCCTCTGGCCTTGAAGGGTCACTGTCTGCCCTGTCAATCAGCTCCTCAGCCCCACCCACCATGCCCAGCGAGCTGCAGACAG GTTTGCCTACAGTCCCTCTTCTGCCCACCTCCACTAACCCCTCACTCACCCCTCTGCCTCCGCTGAATCCTGCCACTGCCGGCTTGAACCCAGCCACCACGCTACCAG GTCTGATACCCCTCCCAGGTAGCTTAACAGCGCTCCCTAACCTTCCCAACCTGCCAGTCCTAGATCTCAGTGGTGTGTCACTAGCAGGCGGCAGCACCTTACAGCCACCAGCAGGGATGACAG TCCCATCTCTGGCTCCACTCCCACCCCTGAACCTTTCAAACCTGGCCACGTTGCCTCCTCTGCCCACCATGCTGCCCTCCCAGCTGCCTCCTGTCCTCTCTCAGGGTTTGACTCCCATGTTGCCAACTTCCACTGCCGCCCCTCCAGCTTCAGTTACTGTCACAGCAGCACACATGATTAATCCAGCCACCGAAGCCACAGCCCCCACAGAGGCAGGATCCACGAGCACCACGGAATCTCCAGCACCTACGGAAACAACACTAACGTCGTCATAA